In Drosophila yakuba strain Tai18E2 chromosome X, Prin_Dyak_Tai18E2_2.1, whole genome shotgun sequence, a single genomic region encodes these proteins:
- the LOC6523889 gene encoding uncharacterized protein LOC6523889, translating into MVLHHLILLFVVFINNVHGILPPPGYDDDTSPLPLRLDDLERDHLQQLDLNRPPLLPNRYEWQPNVAASLPPSYIQEAAQRERDLERNRRLEELRQLQQQHQQLSSGYAFPSHLPGVLYVGPTAATPTPTPSPATTTVAASANRFAKPIVPYDLDLGLRALPPYVTSNALPLPVPRPLPPPQARPPFIYGFTAQGSRAIGQPLSVQQSKQFAYAPAQPPQRHYANGPRVPLPYPPSFVSFTTRRPGGLERIRPFRPSQPDPTPDLFAGRSSKSLLDSYIPSWEVLRLIRQHQPQAQSQQGFTPIQRQTLAYPAPPHLRLYKRDSQEERSRIVKKSLGQPGKLKEN; encoded by the exons GTGTTGCACCACCTCATTCTGCTCTTCGTGGTTTTCATTAACAATGTCCACGGCATCTTGCCACCTCCTGGCTACGATGACGACACTTCGCCACTGCCCCTCCGCCTGGACGACCTGGAAAGGGACCACCTGCAGCAGTTGGACCTCAACCGGCCGCCACTGCTGCCCAATCGCTACGAGTGGCAGCCGAATGTGGCCGCCAGTTTGCCGCCCAGCTACATTCAGGAGGCCGCCCAACGCGAGCGGGATCTCGAGCGGAATCGGCGACTGGAGGAGCTGCgtcagctgcagcaacagcaccagcagctcAGTTCGGGTTACGCCTTTCCCTCCCACCTGCCAGGTGTGCTCTACGT TGGCCCCacggctgccacgcccactcccacGCCCTCGCCAGCGACGACAACGGTGGCCGCCTCAGCTAATCGATTCGCCAAACCCATAGTTCCCTACGACTTGGATTTGGGGCTACGCGCCCTTCCTCCATACGTGACCAGTAATGCCCTGCCCCTcccagtgccacgcccccttccgCCGCCCCAAGCCCGGCCGCCGTTCATCTACGGATTTACCGCCCAGGGTAGCCGGGCCATCGGCCAGCCCCTGTCGGTTCAGCAGTCCAAGCAGTTCGCCTACGCTCCCGCTCAGCCGCCCCAGCGCCACTACGCGAATGGGCCGCGGGTTCCGCTGCCGTATCCGCCCAGCTTTGTGAGCTTCACCACTCGACGACCGGGCGGGCTGGAGAGGATCAGGCCGTTCCGGCCATCGCAGCCGGATCCCACGCCCGATTTGTTCGCTGGACGTTCCTCGAAGTCACTGCTCGACTCGTACATTCCCAGCTGGGAGGTCCTGCGCCTCATTAGGCAGCACCAGCCACAGGCACAGTCACAGCAAGGATTCACTCCCATTCAACGGCAAACGCTCGCGTATCCCGCTCCGCCGCACTTGAGGCTCTACAAGCGGGATTCGCAGGAGGAGCGTTCGAGGATCGTGAAGAAATCGCTGGGACAGCCCGGTAAACTCAAGGAAAACTAG